ATCTCCAATCCAAAACCCCCAAAAGAATCAACTGGTTCAAGAGCATTGCCAGGTTATAACATACACCAATTTTCTCTACAACCTAGAGATGGAAAACTGAAGAAATGTAGCcttttcttctaggaaattatTCGAAATGCACTGCAAGTCCAAAGAACATGAAATTACCTCTGGTTTAACATGCATCTGAAGAATTGAACCACGAGGGATGGATGAAACTTGGAATACAGGACTCGCTTCAGTCCCCGTGAAAACACGGAGTGCTCTTGCTAATCCCTCAAGACATAGCAAATCATACCTGCACACATTGTTCCAAGTTTTCACCGGGTTTCCAAAATCCTGTACACCTACCCTACCTAGTATTATTCTAGTAACATCGATTCCATTGACGAAAACAAAATCCGCTGACCTGTTGGCGGCAACCTCTATCTTGTAGATgacctcgtcatcgtcgtccaCCTCGCCGTCGTCCTCGAGGTGCTTCTCCTTCCTGATAATAGCCTTCTCCGTCGTCTGCACACGCACCCCCAAAACACTCAAAACTCAGACAACGCCACCCTCAGCACAGTGAGTGAATGGGAGGGGATACGGCCGGCGAAGAGAGATGCTCACCACGTCGTCGAGCTCGATGCCGAACTCGAAGCAGAGCGCCTCGAATTCCTCCTGTGCTGTTACCAAGAGGATGATGGGTTACGAGCTGTCGCGGAGGGGAGAGCTGGGGTTTTGGGGAGGGGAGGAACTGAGCAAAGGAAAACAAACTTACTGTAGGTCCGACCGAGGGCGGCGAAGAGACGGTCCCGGCCGACGCTCACCGTCGGCATCGCGGCTGCGGCGGAGGAGACGGCGGTCTGGGAGGCCTTCGATGGGAACGAAATCGTCACTTCGCCCGGGGTGACGTCAGCCTGCAGTCAGTCAGGGCATCCCACCGTCCGCTGCCATCCAACGGCGAGCACCTCCTAAAACTCAGTTAGTAGGCCGCATGATAGGCAGCCCATCTAAGCCCAACGACCCATCTAAAACTCAGAACTGTAATTTGTGCAGCAGCTTAGCAACTCTGCAGGAAATTACAGTAGATAAGAAAGGACAAGTGGTAGCCAAATCAAAGCCAATTGTATGTATTTCATTTCAATTGGTTCTGGAATCTAATGGTATTCCTAGAATAAAGAGAAGGCATTGCAATTTTGAAAGTTCAGACGTTGCAGAGCCAATATCAAGTGCATATGACATTTGAGGCTGCGCAAAATTGAAAACTGACTGAATTTCATTATTCAATCACCATACCAAAAGCTATGCTCCAAAACAAGCTCTTTTACGAGAAATCAGCATGAAGATCACCTGTCTCTGCTCTCTGCATAATAAAAGAACTCTGTACACATCATGACCAGAAAGATCGTCAGTCTGAAATTTTTACCATCGATAATTGAGAGTAAGAATTGAGGGCCATGTATGGTTCAGCCGGTCACCCACCACTATCGTTCAGGATTCAAGAACCACTGAACCAGGCCACACGTACATACAAACAAATGCTCGTCACGTTCAGGTTCAGATGCAGAGTAAATACAGCGCTGTTGAAACGAAAATGACAGATATTAACTCTTGCTTGCGCTCTCTAATGAACAGAAGAGACGCTAACGATGACTAATCGTGTCACTTTATTGCGTTCCAACGTGTCCGTGATAATTGAATTGAATGCAAAGCTGAAATCCTGTTCCATCTCGAATCTCtctgatcgatcgatcgatctgcAAGCAGTGAACAGACCCCTACTAGATCGTACAAGTACAGCCGCGACCTGCGGTTGGCGTGCAGTCACTCGTAGACGACGGCGCAGTCGTCGGCGGTGGGGTTGTGCGCGCAGAAGTGCTCGAGCGGGTCGCCGGGGGCCTCGGCGATGCGGCGCCGGAGGTCGGCCCTGGCCTGGCtcacctcctccacctcgtcccacGCCACGCGGCACCCCTCGTCGTCGCGGTCCTGCCCGCGCTCCCCGCACGCCTCCATCGCCTCCGCCACTTTCCGCTCCACCAGCTCCGCCAGCGCCGCCTCCCTCCTCACCGTCCCCCTGTACCGCCGCCTCGCTGCCGCCATCACCACTCGCCTCGACCGATGCTGCTGGTGGCGGTGGCACAACAGGTGGACGCAGGACGGCGGTCGGCGCGCGCCGGCTCCCGCGGAGAGAGCAGTCGGGGCGGAGGAGGGGCAGCCGATGGATGGCGACGCCATTGCTGTTGATTACTGATTGTCTGATTGGCAGCAGTACGATTTGTCTCAAGAGCCACTTCTGAGCTCACAAAGCGCATTTTGACTTCTTTTAGAGTCATGCTTATCCTTTCGGACTGTAGTATTTTCTTTCACGTTTCGAGAAAAAAATCTGGAAATATTTTTCTTGGAAAACAA
This window of the Sorghum bicolor cultivar BTx623 chromosome 7, Sorghum_bicolor_NCBIv3, whole genome shotgun sequence genome carries:
- the LOC8057901 gene encoding calvin cycle protein CP12-3, chloroplastic, giving the protein MASPSIGCPSSAPTALSAGAGARRPPSCVHLLCHRHQQHRSRRVVMAAARRRYRGTVRREAALAELVERKVAEAMEACGERGQDRDDEGCRVAWDEVEEVSQARADLRRRIAEAPGDPLEHFCAHNPTADDCAVVYE